In the Scylla paramamosain isolate STU-SP2022 unplaced genomic scaffold, ASM3559412v1 Contig11, whole genome shotgun sequence genome, one interval contains:
- the LOC135097057 gene encoding coiled-coil domain-containing protein AGAP005037-like isoform X11, translating to MKPAIKCSTLPRMSSQVPPALAWLSPPTRRRHLAHHVSALADSLRANNGEALRPLKPASTPTPPPTTTTTTTTTSTTSLKPLPPPKPPNLMLTQPSLSLQNSTDLRLSPEVYNQLRVLQKKAKELRTDVRNLRKTSQANALTMKELLRDTISKITSVLQSNEESLLQGTSDAERARIQREEASYRQDMNKLDKDLCDLELKVEELRNNVINRRLRVNMSDVENMALILSRSRWVTEQAVW from the exons ATGAAGCCAGCGATCAAGTGCTCCACCCTGCCCAGGATGTCCTCCCAAG TCCCCCCCGCCCTCGCTTGGCTCTCCCCCCCGACCCGCAGACGCCATCTTGCCCACCATGTGTCGGCTCTTGCAG ACTCCTTACGTGCAAATAATGGAGAGGCTCTCAGACCACTCAAGCCTGCCTCcacccccactcctcctcccactactactactactaccactactacctctaccaccTCCCTCAAGCCACTGCCTCCGCCAAAACCTCCCAATTTGATGCTCACACAACCATCTCTTTCACTTCAGAATTCAACAG ACCTGCGGCTCTCCCCTGAGGTGTACAACCAGCTGAGGGTGCTGCAGAAGAAGGCTAAGGAACTGCGCACTGACGTCAGGAACCTCCGCAAGACTTCCCAGGCCAATGCTCTTACTATGAAGGAGTTACTTAGGGACACTATCAGCAAGATTAC GTCGGTGCTTCAGTCTAATGAAGAGAGCTTACTGCAAGGCACCTCGGACGCCGAGAGGGCGAGGATACAGCGGGAGGAGGCATCTTACCGGCAGGACATGAACAAGCTGGACAAGGACCTCTG TGACCTGGAGTTGAAAGTGGAGGAACTGCGGAACAACGTAATCAACCGGCGACTCCGTGTCAACATGTCAGATGTGGAAAACATGGCACTTATCCTTTCTAGGTCAAG GTGGGTGACGGAACAAGCAGTGTGGTGA
- the LOC135097057 gene encoding actin nucleation-promoting factor WASL-like isoform X4, with protein sequence MFTAKPRAASPGVTTWRTPTPGAPQPNAGIAPIPRGPRPPYPPAGGAAPPKPQRYSSGPGGPSGGPPPMMGVKAGLRPAAPPPGLPEGPRPPHLARSFSSYSSSPERLELLYSSQERMHGDGYLSSPERSPRPYGGGGPAFLTPTPSYEDPYYGGQYPSRSGSVTPIIDEETRSAFYSMRVEQMERQLASLTGLVQKALHTGVATSPRPDHIPLAPPPAVAAAAAAASAAAAAAAAQATNDRGNDNNQRTTNDFLQVPSNSSFSKSTDDSYLRPDTKPPKLGKGREKSVSFEKSVSFSDDLPDLSTPQSSTSLQTCGSPLRCTTS encoded by the exons aGCGGCAAGTCCGGGGGTTACTACATGGCGCACTCCTACCCCCGGCGCCCCCCAGCCCAATGCAGGGATCGCCCCCATCCCCCGAGGACCCCGCCCCCCCTATCCGCCAG CGGGGGGCGCCGCGCCCCCCAAGCCCCAGCGGTACTCGAGCGGGCCGGGCGGGCCGTCGGGCGGGCCGCCACCCATGATGGGCGTGAAGGCCGGGCTGCGGCCCGCGGCGCCGCCCCCGGGGCTCCCCGAGGGCCCCCGCCCGCCCCACCTGGCCCGCTCCTTCTCCTCGTACTCGTCCTCGCCGGAGCGGCTGGAGCTGCTCTACTCCTCGCAGG AACGCATGCATGGGGATGGATACCTGTCTTCCCCGGAGAGGTCCCCTAGGCCCTATGGGGGAGGGGGGCCTGccttcctcacccccacccctagTTACGAGGATCCTTACTATGGGGGCCAGTACCCATCACGCAGCGGCTCCGTCACCCCCATCATTGACGAGGAGACCAG GTCAGCGTTCTACAGTATGAGGGTAGAGCAGATGGAAAGACAGCTGGCATCTCTGACTGGCTTGGTGCAGAAGGCTCTACACACGGGCGTCGCCACCTCACCCCGGCCTGACCACATCCCCCTGGCGCCGCCCCCTGCTGtagccgccgctgccgccgccgcctctgccgccgccgccgccgccgccgcccaggCCACCAACGACAGGGGAAATGACAATAACCAGCGAACGACTAATGATTTTCTTCAGGTCCCTTCTAATTCCTCGTTTAGCAAGAGTACAG ACGACTCATATCTTCGGCCTGACACAAAACCTCCAAAATTGGGCAAGGGGAGAG AAAAATCGGTATCATTTGAGAAGTCAGTTTCCTTCAGCGATGACCTGCCTGACCTCAGCACCCCCCAAAGCAGCACGTCCCTGCAG ACCTGCGGCTCTCCCCTGAGGTGTACAACCAGCTGA
- the LOC135097057 gene encoding actin nucleation-promoting factor WASL-like isoform X6 yields the protein MFTAKPRAASPGVTTWRTPTPGAPQPNAGIAPIPRGPRPPYPPAGGAAPPKPQRYSSGPGGPSGGPPPMMGVKAGLRPAAPPPGLPEGPRPPHLARSFSSYSSSPERLELLYSSQERMHGDGYLSSPERSPRPYGGGGPAFLTPTPSYEDPYYGGQYPSRSGSVTPIIDEETRSAFYSMRVEQMERQLASLTGLVQKALHTGVATSPRPDHIPLAPPPAVAAAAAAASAAAAAAAAQATNDRGNDNNQRTTNDFLQVPSNSSFSKSTEKSVSFEKSVSFSDDLPDLSTPQSSTSLQTCGSPLRCTTS from the exons aGCGGCAAGTCCGGGGGTTACTACATGGCGCACTCCTACCCCCGGCGCCCCCCAGCCCAATGCAGGGATCGCCCCCATCCCCCGAGGACCCCGCCCCCCCTATCCGCCAG CGGGGGGCGCCGCGCCCCCCAAGCCCCAGCGGTACTCGAGCGGGCCGGGCGGGCCGTCGGGCGGGCCGCCACCCATGATGGGCGTGAAGGCCGGGCTGCGGCCCGCGGCGCCGCCCCCGGGGCTCCCCGAGGGCCCCCGCCCGCCCCACCTGGCCCGCTCCTTCTCCTCGTACTCGTCCTCGCCGGAGCGGCTGGAGCTGCTCTACTCCTCGCAGG AACGCATGCATGGGGATGGATACCTGTCTTCCCCGGAGAGGTCCCCTAGGCCCTATGGGGGAGGGGGGCCTGccttcctcacccccacccctagTTACGAGGATCCTTACTATGGGGGCCAGTACCCATCACGCAGCGGCTCCGTCACCCCCATCATTGACGAGGAGACCAG GTCAGCGTTCTACAGTATGAGGGTAGAGCAGATGGAAAGACAGCTGGCATCTCTGACTGGCTTGGTGCAGAAGGCTCTACACACGGGCGTCGCCACCTCACCCCGGCCTGACCACATCCCCCTGGCGCCGCCCCCTGCTGtagccgccgctgccgccgccgcctctgccgccgccgccgccgccgccgcccaggCCACCAACGACAGGGGAAATGACAATAACCAGCGAACGACTAATGATTTTCTTCAGGTCCCTTCTAATTCCTCGTTTAGCAAGAGTACAG AAAAATCGGTATCATTTGAGAAGTCAGTTTCCTTCAGCGATGACCTGCCTGACCTCAGCACCCCCCAAAGCAGCACGTCCCTGCAG ACCTGCGGCTCTCCCCTGAGGTGTACAACCAGCTGA
- the LOC135097057 gene encoding actin nucleation-promoting factor WASL-like isoform X3: MFTAKPRAASPGVTTWRTPTPGAPQPNAGIAPIPRGPRPPYPPAGGAAPPKPQRYSSGPGGPSGGPPPMMGVKAGLRPAAPPPGLPEGPRPPHLARSFSSYSSSPERLELLYSSQERMHGDGYLSSPERSPRPYGGGGPAFLTPTPSYEDPYYGGQYPSRSGSVTPIIDEETRSAFYSMRVEQMERQLASLTGLVQKALHTGVATSPRPDHIPLAPPPAVAAAAAAASAAAAAAAAQATNDRGNDNNQRTTNDFLQVPSNSSFSKSTEKSVSFEKSVSFSDDLPDLSTPQSSTSLQTPYVQIMERLSDHSSLPPPPLLLPLLLLLPLLPLPPPSSHCLRQNLPI; the protein is encoded by the exons aGCGGCAAGTCCGGGGGTTACTACATGGCGCACTCCTACCCCCGGCGCCCCCCAGCCCAATGCAGGGATCGCCCCCATCCCCCGAGGACCCCGCCCCCCCTATCCGCCAG CGGGGGGCGCCGCGCCCCCCAAGCCCCAGCGGTACTCGAGCGGGCCGGGCGGGCCGTCGGGCGGGCCGCCACCCATGATGGGCGTGAAGGCCGGGCTGCGGCCCGCGGCGCCGCCCCCGGGGCTCCCCGAGGGCCCCCGCCCGCCCCACCTGGCCCGCTCCTTCTCCTCGTACTCGTCCTCGCCGGAGCGGCTGGAGCTGCTCTACTCCTCGCAGG AACGCATGCATGGGGATGGATACCTGTCTTCCCCGGAGAGGTCCCCTAGGCCCTATGGGGGAGGGGGGCCTGccttcctcacccccacccctagTTACGAGGATCCTTACTATGGGGGCCAGTACCCATCACGCAGCGGCTCCGTCACCCCCATCATTGACGAGGAGACCAG GTCAGCGTTCTACAGTATGAGGGTAGAGCAGATGGAAAGACAGCTGGCATCTCTGACTGGCTTGGTGCAGAAGGCTCTACACACGGGCGTCGCCACCTCACCCCGGCCTGACCACATCCCCCTGGCGCCGCCCCCTGCTGtagccgccgctgccgccgccgcctctgccgccgccgccgccgccgccgcccaggCCACCAACGACAGGGGAAATGACAATAACCAGCGAACGACTAATGATTTTCTTCAGGTCCCTTCTAATTCCTCGTTTAGCAAGAGTACAG AAAAATCGGTATCATTTGAGAAGTCAGTTTCCTTCAGCGATGACCTGCCTGACCTCAGCACCCCCCAAAGCAGCACGTCCCTGCAG ACTCCTTACGTGCAAATAATGGAGAGGCTCTCAGACCACTCAAGCCTGCCTCcacccccactcctcctcccactactactactactaccactactacctctaccaccTCCCTCAAGCCACTGCCTCCGCCAAAACCTCCCAATTTGA
- the LOC135097057 gene encoding coiled-coil domain-containing protein AGAP005037-like isoform X9 yields the protein MFTAKPRAASPGVTTWRTPTPGAPQPNAGIAPIPRGPRPPYPPERMHGDGYLSSPERSPRPYGGGGPAFLTPTPSYEDPYYGGQYPSRSGSVTPIIDEETRSAFYSMRVEQMERQLASLTGLVQKALHTGVATSPRPDHIPLAPPPAVAAAAAAASAAAAAAAAQATNDRGNDNNQRTTNDFLQVPSNSSFSKSTDDSYLRPDTKPPKLGKGREKSVSFEKSVSFSDDLPDLSTPQSSTSLQTPYVQIMERLSDHSSLPPPPLLLPLLLLLPLLPLPPPSSHCLRQNLPI from the exons aGCGGCAAGTCCGGGGGTTACTACATGGCGCACTCCTACCCCCGGCGCCCCCCAGCCCAATGCAGGGATCGCCCCCATCCCCCGAGGACCCCGCCCCCCCTATCCGCCAG AACGCATGCATGGGGATGGATACCTGTCTTCCCCGGAGAGGTCCCCTAGGCCCTATGGGGGAGGGGGGCCTGccttcctcacccccacccctagTTACGAGGATCCTTACTATGGGGGCCAGTACCCATCACGCAGCGGCTCCGTCACCCCCATCATTGACGAGGAGACCAG GTCAGCGTTCTACAGTATGAGGGTAGAGCAGATGGAAAGACAGCTGGCATCTCTGACTGGCTTGGTGCAGAAGGCTCTACACACGGGCGTCGCCACCTCACCCCGGCCTGACCACATCCCCCTGGCGCCGCCCCCTGCTGtagccgccgctgccgccgccgcctctgccgccgccgccgccgccgccgcccaggCCACCAACGACAGGGGAAATGACAATAACCAGCGAACGACTAATGATTTTCTTCAGGTCCCTTCTAATTCCTCGTTTAGCAAGAGTACAG ACGACTCATATCTTCGGCCTGACACAAAACCTCCAAAATTGGGCAAGGGGAGAG AAAAATCGGTATCATTTGAGAAGTCAGTTTCCTTCAGCGATGACCTGCCTGACCTCAGCACCCCCCAAAGCAGCACGTCCCTGCAG ACTCCTTACGTGCAAATAATGGAGAGGCTCTCAGACCACTCAAGCCTGCCTCcacccccactcctcctcccactactactactactaccactactacctctaccaccTCCCTCAAGCCACTGCCTCCGCCAAAACCTCCCAATTTGA
- the LOC135097057 gene encoding actin nucleation-promoting factor WASL-like isoform X1 → MFTAKPRAASPGVTTWRTPTPGAPQPNAGIAPIPRGPRPPYPPAGGAAPPKPQRYSSGPGGPSGGPPPMMGVKAGLRPAAPPPGLPEGPRPPHLARSFSSYSSSPERLELLYSSQERMHGDGYLSSPERSPRPYGGGGPAFLTPTPSYEDPYYGGQYPSRSGSVTPIIDEETRSAFYSMRVEQMERQLASLTGLVQKALHTGVATSPRPDHIPLAPPPAVAAAAAAASAAAAAAAAQATNDRGNDNNQRTTNDFLQVPSNSSFSKSTDDSYLRPDTKPPKLGKGREKSVSFEKSVSFSDDLPDLSTPQSSTSLQTPYVQIMERLSDHSSLPPPPLLLPLLLLLPLLPLPPPSSHCLRQNLPI, encoded by the exons aGCGGCAAGTCCGGGGGTTACTACATGGCGCACTCCTACCCCCGGCGCCCCCCAGCCCAATGCAGGGATCGCCCCCATCCCCCGAGGACCCCGCCCCCCCTATCCGCCAG CGGGGGGCGCCGCGCCCCCCAAGCCCCAGCGGTACTCGAGCGGGCCGGGCGGGCCGTCGGGCGGGCCGCCACCCATGATGGGCGTGAAGGCCGGGCTGCGGCCCGCGGCGCCGCCCCCGGGGCTCCCCGAGGGCCCCCGCCCGCCCCACCTGGCCCGCTCCTTCTCCTCGTACTCGTCCTCGCCGGAGCGGCTGGAGCTGCTCTACTCCTCGCAGG AACGCATGCATGGGGATGGATACCTGTCTTCCCCGGAGAGGTCCCCTAGGCCCTATGGGGGAGGGGGGCCTGccttcctcacccccacccctagTTACGAGGATCCTTACTATGGGGGCCAGTACCCATCACGCAGCGGCTCCGTCACCCCCATCATTGACGAGGAGACCAG GTCAGCGTTCTACAGTATGAGGGTAGAGCAGATGGAAAGACAGCTGGCATCTCTGACTGGCTTGGTGCAGAAGGCTCTACACACGGGCGTCGCCACCTCACCCCGGCCTGACCACATCCCCCTGGCGCCGCCCCCTGCTGtagccgccgctgccgccgccgcctctgccgccgccgccgccgccgccgcccaggCCACCAACGACAGGGGAAATGACAATAACCAGCGAACGACTAATGATTTTCTTCAGGTCCCTTCTAATTCCTCGTTTAGCAAGAGTACAG ACGACTCATATCTTCGGCCTGACACAAAACCTCCAAAATTGGGCAAGGGGAGAG AAAAATCGGTATCATTTGAGAAGTCAGTTTCCTTCAGCGATGACCTGCCTGACCTCAGCACCCCCCAAAGCAGCACGTCCCTGCAG ACTCCTTACGTGCAAATAATGGAGAGGCTCTCAGACCACTCAAGCCTGCCTCcacccccactcctcctcccactactactactactaccactactacctctaccaccTCCCTCAAGCCACTGCCTCCGCCAAAACCTCCCAATTTGA
- the LOC135097057 gene encoding coiled-coil domain-containing protein AGAP005037-like isoform X8, with protein sequence MMGVKAGLRPAAPPPGLPEGPRPPHLARSFSSYSSSPERLELLYSSQERMHGDGYLSSPERSPRPYGGGGPAFLTPTPSYEDPYYGGQYPSRSGSVTPIIDEETRSAFYSMRVEQMERQLASLTGLVQKALHTGVATSPRPDHIPLAPPPAVAAAAAAASAAAAAAAAQATNDRGNDNNQRTTNDFLQVPSNSSFSKSTDDSYLRPDTKPPKLGKGREKSVSFEKSVSFSDDLPDLSTPQSSTSLQTPYVQIMERLSDHSSLPPPPLLLPLLLLLPLLPLPPPSSHCLRQNLPI encoded by the exons ATGATGGGCGTGAAGGCCGGGCTGCGGCCCGCGGCGCCGCCCCCGGGGCTCCCCGAGGGCCCCCGCCCGCCCCACCTGGCCCGCTCCTTCTCCTCGTACTCGTCCTCGCCGGAGCGGCTGGAGCTGCTCTACTCCTCGCAGG AACGCATGCATGGGGATGGATACCTGTCTTCCCCGGAGAGGTCCCCTAGGCCCTATGGGGGAGGGGGGCCTGccttcctcacccccacccctagTTACGAGGATCCTTACTATGGGGGCCAGTACCCATCACGCAGCGGCTCCGTCACCCCCATCATTGACGAGGAGACCAG GTCAGCGTTCTACAGTATGAGGGTAGAGCAGATGGAAAGACAGCTGGCATCTCTGACTGGCTTGGTGCAGAAGGCTCTACACACGGGCGTCGCCACCTCACCCCGGCCTGACCACATCCCCCTGGCGCCGCCCCCTGCTGtagccgccgctgccgccgccgcctctgccgccgccgccgccgccgccgcccaggCCACCAACGACAGGGGAAATGACAATAACCAGCGAACGACTAATGATTTTCTTCAGGTCCCTTCTAATTCCTCGTTTAGCAAGAGTACAG ACGACTCATATCTTCGGCCTGACACAAAACCTCCAAAATTGGGCAAGGGGAGAG AAAAATCGGTATCATTTGAGAAGTCAGTTTCCTTCAGCGATGACCTGCCTGACCTCAGCACCCCCCAAAGCAGCACGTCCCTGCAG ACTCCTTACGTGCAAATAATGGAGAGGCTCTCAGACCACTCAAGCCTGCCTCcacccccactcctcctcccactactactactactaccactactacctctaccaccTCCCTCAAGCCACTGCCTCCGCCAAAACCTCCCAATTTGA
- the LOC135097057 gene encoding coiled-coil domain-containing protein AGAP005037-like isoform X10, with protein sequence MCTIAASPGVTTWRTPTPGAPQPNAGIAPIPRGPRPPYPPERMHGDGYLSSPERSPRPYGGGGPAFLTPTPSYEDPYYGGQYPSRSGSVTPIIDEETRSAFYSMRVEQMERQLASLTGLVQKALHTGVATSPRPDHIPLAPPPAVAAAAAAASAAAAAAAAQATNDRGNDNNQRTTNDFLQVPSNSSFSKSTDDSYLRPDTKPPKLGKGREKSVSFEKSVSFSDDLPDLSTPQSSTSLQTPYVQIMERLSDHSSLPPPPLLLPLLLLLPLLPLPPPSSHCLRQNLPI encoded by the exons aGCGGCAAGTCCGGGGGTTACTACATGGCGCACTCCTACCCCCGGCGCCCCCCAGCCCAATGCAGGGATCGCCCCCATCCCCCGAGGACCCCGCCCCCCCTATCCGCCAG AACGCATGCATGGGGATGGATACCTGTCTTCCCCGGAGAGGTCCCCTAGGCCCTATGGGGGAGGGGGGCCTGccttcctcacccccacccctagTTACGAGGATCCTTACTATGGGGGCCAGTACCCATCACGCAGCGGCTCCGTCACCCCCATCATTGACGAGGAGACCAG GTCAGCGTTCTACAGTATGAGGGTAGAGCAGATGGAAAGACAGCTGGCATCTCTGACTGGCTTGGTGCAGAAGGCTCTACACACGGGCGTCGCCACCTCACCCCGGCCTGACCACATCCCCCTGGCGCCGCCCCCTGCTGtagccgccgctgccgccgccgcctctgccgccgccgccgccgccgccgcccaggCCACCAACGACAGGGGAAATGACAATAACCAGCGAACGACTAATGATTTTCTTCAGGTCCCTTCTAATTCCTCGTTTAGCAAGAGTACAG ACGACTCATATCTTCGGCCTGACACAAAACCTCCAAAATTGGGCAAGGGGAGAG AAAAATCGGTATCATTTGAGAAGTCAGTTTCCTTCAGCGATGACCTGCCTGACCTCAGCACCCCCCAAAGCAGCACGTCCCTGCAG ACTCCTTACGTGCAAATAATGGAGAGGCTCTCAGACCACTCAAGCCTGCCTCcacccccactcctcctcccactactactactactaccactactacctctaccaccTCCCTCAAGCCACTGCCTCCGCCAAAACCTCCCAATTTGA
- the LOC135097057 gene encoding coiled-coil domain-containing protein AGAP005037-like isoform X2 codes for MCTIAASPGVTTWRTPTPGAPQPNAGIAPIPRGPRPPYPPAGGAAPPKPQRYSSGPGGPSGGPPPMMGVKAGLRPAAPPPGLPEGPRPPHLARSFSSYSSSPERLELLYSSQERMHGDGYLSSPERSPRPYGGGGPAFLTPTPSYEDPYYGGQYPSRSGSVTPIIDEETRSAFYSMRVEQMERQLASLTGLVQKALHTGVATSPRPDHIPLAPPPAVAAAAAAASAAAAAAAAQATNDRGNDNNQRTTNDFLQVPSNSSFSKSTDDSYLRPDTKPPKLGKGREKSVSFEKSVSFSDDLPDLSTPQSSTSLQTPYVQIMERLSDHSSLPPPPLLLPLLLLLPLLPLPPPSSHCLRQNLPI; via the exons aGCGGCAAGTCCGGGGGTTACTACATGGCGCACTCCTACCCCCGGCGCCCCCCAGCCCAATGCAGGGATCGCCCCCATCCCCCGAGGACCCCGCCCCCCCTATCCGCCAG CGGGGGGCGCCGCGCCCCCCAAGCCCCAGCGGTACTCGAGCGGGCCGGGCGGGCCGTCGGGCGGGCCGCCACCCATGATGGGCGTGAAGGCCGGGCTGCGGCCCGCGGCGCCGCCCCCGGGGCTCCCCGAGGGCCCCCGCCCGCCCCACCTGGCCCGCTCCTTCTCCTCGTACTCGTCCTCGCCGGAGCGGCTGGAGCTGCTCTACTCCTCGCAGG AACGCATGCATGGGGATGGATACCTGTCTTCCCCGGAGAGGTCCCCTAGGCCCTATGGGGGAGGGGGGCCTGccttcctcacccccacccctagTTACGAGGATCCTTACTATGGGGGCCAGTACCCATCACGCAGCGGCTCCGTCACCCCCATCATTGACGAGGAGACCAG GTCAGCGTTCTACAGTATGAGGGTAGAGCAGATGGAAAGACAGCTGGCATCTCTGACTGGCTTGGTGCAGAAGGCTCTACACACGGGCGTCGCCACCTCACCCCGGCCTGACCACATCCCCCTGGCGCCGCCCCCTGCTGtagccgccgctgccgccgccgcctctgccgccgccgccgccgccgccgcccaggCCACCAACGACAGGGGAAATGACAATAACCAGCGAACGACTAATGATTTTCTTCAGGTCCCTTCTAATTCCTCGTTTAGCAAGAGTACAG ACGACTCATATCTTCGGCCTGACACAAAACCTCCAAAATTGGGCAAGGGGAGAG AAAAATCGGTATCATTTGAGAAGTCAGTTTCCTTCAGCGATGACCTGCCTGACCTCAGCACCCCCCAAAGCAGCACGTCCCTGCAG ACTCCTTACGTGCAAATAATGGAGAGGCTCTCAGACCACTCAAGCCTGCCTCcacccccactcctcctcccactactactactactaccactactacctctaccaccTCCCTCAAGCCACTGCCTCCGCCAAAACCTCCCAATTTGA
- the LOC135097057 gene encoding actin nucleation-promoting factor WASL-like isoform X7 encodes MFTAKPRAASPGVTTWRTPTPGAPQPNAGIAPIPRGPRPPYPPAGGAAPPKPQRYSSGPGGPSGGPPPMMGVKAGLRPAAPPPGLPEGPRPPHLARSFSSYSSSPERLELLYSSQERMHGDGYLSSPERSPRPYGGGGPAFLTPTPSYEDPYYGGQYPSRSGSVTPIIDEETRSAFYSMRVEQMERQLASLTGLVQKALHTGVATSPRPDHIPLAPPPAVAAAAAAASAAAAAAAAQATNDRGNDNNQRTTNDFLQVPSNSSFSKSTEKSVSFEKSVSFSDDLPDLSTPQSSTSLQPRNSL; translated from the exons aGCGGCAAGTCCGGGGGTTACTACATGGCGCACTCCTACCCCCGGCGCCCCCCAGCCCAATGCAGGGATCGCCCCCATCCCCCGAGGACCCCGCCCCCCCTATCCGCCAG CGGGGGGCGCCGCGCCCCCCAAGCCCCAGCGGTACTCGAGCGGGCCGGGCGGGCCGTCGGGCGGGCCGCCACCCATGATGGGCGTGAAGGCCGGGCTGCGGCCCGCGGCGCCGCCCCCGGGGCTCCCCGAGGGCCCCCGCCCGCCCCACCTGGCCCGCTCCTTCTCCTCGTACTCGTCCTCGCCGGAGCGGCTGGAGCTGCTCTACTCCTCGCAGG AACGCATGCATGGGGATGGATACCTGTCTTCCCCGGAGAGGTCCCCTAGGCCCTATGGGGGAGGGGGGCCTGccttcctcacccccacccctagTTACGAGGATCCTTACTATGGGGGCCAGTACCCATCACGCAGCGGCTCCGTCACCCCCATCATTGACGAGGAGACCAG GTCAGCGTTCTACAGTATGAGGGTAGAGCAGATGGAAAGACAGCTGGCATCTCTGACTGGCTTGGTGCAGAAGGCTCTACACACGGGCGTCGCCACCTCACCCCGGCCTGACCACATCCCCCTGGCGCCGCCCCCTGCTGtagccgccgctgccgccgccgcctctgccgccgccgccgccgccgccgcccaggCCACCAACGACAGGGGAAATGACAATAACCAGCGAACGACTAATGATTTTCTTCAGGTCCCTTCTAATTCCTCGTTTAGCAAGAGTACAG AAAAATCGGTATCATTTGAGAAGTCAGTTTCCTTCAGCGATGACCTGCCTGACCTCAGCACCCCCCAAAGCAGCACGTCCCTGCAG CCGAGAAACAGCCTATGA
- the LOC135097057 gene encoding actin nucleation-promoting factor WASL-like isoform X5, with the protein MFTAKPRAASPGVTTWRTPTPGAPQPNAGIAPIPRGPRPPYPPAGGAAPPKPQRYSSGPGGPSGGPPPMMGVKAGLRPAAPPPGLPEGPRPPHLARSFSSYSSSPERLELLYSSQERMHGDGYLSSPERSPRPYGGGGPAFLTPTPSYEDPYYGGQYPSRSGSVTPIIDEETRSAFYSMRVEQMERQLASLTGLVQKALHTGVATSPRPDHIPLAPPPAVAAAAAAASAAAAAAAAQATNDRGNDNNQRTTNDFLQVPSNSSFSKSTDDSYLRPDTKPPKLGKGREKSVSFEKSVSFSDDLPDLSTPQSSTSLQPRNSL; encoded by the exons aGCGGCAAGTCCGGGGGTTACTACATGGCGCACTCCTACCCCCGGCGCCCCCCAGCCCAATGCAGGGATCGCCCCCATCCCCCGAGGACCCCGCCCCCCCTATCCGCCAG CGGGGGGCGCCGCGCCCCCCAAGCCCCAGCGGTACTCGAGCGGGCCGGGCGGGCCGTCGGGCGGGCCGCCACCCATGATGGGCGTGAAGGCCGGGCTGCGGCCCGCGGCGCCGCCCCCGGGGCTCCCCGAGGGCCCCCGCCCGCCCCACCTGGCCCGCTCCTTCTCCTCGTACTCGTCCTCGCCGGAGCGGCTGGAGCTGCTCTACTCCTCGCAGG AACGCATGCATGGGGATGGATACCTGTCTTCCCCGGAGAGGTCCCCTAGGCCCTATGGGGGAGGGGGGCCTGccttcctcacccccacccctagTTACGAGGATCCTTACTATGGGGGCCAGTACCCATCACGCAGCGGCTCCGTCACCCCCATCATTGACGAGGAGACCAG GTCAGCGTTCTACAGTATGAGGGTAGAGCAGATGGAAAGACAGCTGGCATCTCTGACTGGCTTGGTGCAGAAGGCTCTACACACGGGCGTCGCCACCTCACCCCGGCCTGACCACATCCCCCTGGCGCCGCCCCCTGCTGtagccgccgctgccgccgccgcctctgccgccgccgccgccgccgccgcccaggCCACCAACGACAGGGGAAATGACAATAACCAGCGAACGACTAATGATTTTCTTCAGGTCCCTTCTAATTCCTCGTTTAGCAAGAGTACAG ACGACTCATATCTTCGGCCTGACACAAAACCTCCAAAATTGGGCAAGGGGAGAG AAAAATCGGTATCATTTGAGAAGTCAGTTTCCTTCAGCGATGACCTGCCTGACCTCAGCACCCCCCAAAGCAGCACGTCCCTGCAG CCGAGAAACAGCCTATGA